A section of the Pseudomonas sp. FP453 genome encodes:
- a CDS encoding PTS fructose-like transporter subunit IIB translates to MKLAIVTACPNGMVTSVLCARLLDAAAQRQGWSTSVEVVDVQRPERQLSQGTIDDAEWVLLVSSTPVDMQRFVGKRVFQSTPAQALADVEAVLRRGAEEAAVFVAPAGAAKHAPRIVAVTACPTGVAHTFMAAEALQQTAKRLGYDLQVETQGSVGARTPLSPQAIADADVVLLAADIEVATERFAGKKIYRCGTGIALKQSEATLNKALAEGAVESTGSAAVAKAEKTGVYKHLLTGVSFMLPMVVAGGLLIALSFMFGITAFEEKGTLAAALKTVGDHAFTLMVPLLAGYVAYSIADRPALAPGMIGGLLATTLGAGFIGGLFAGFLAGYCVKLITRAIPLPQSLDALKPILIIPLLASLVTGLAMIYLIGPPVARMLAGLTEYLNSMGTTNAVLLGILLGGMMCVDLGGPINKAAYAFSVGMLAAHSGGPIAATMAAGMVPPIGMGIATFLARRKFAQTEREAGKAAIILGMVFISEGAIPFAAKDPLRVIPSSIAGGALAGALSMYFGCKLAAPHGGLAVLVIPNAMNHALLYLLAIVAGSLLTGLVYAVIKRPEVVELSVAPAKA, encoded by the coding sequence ATGAAGTTAGCCATTGTTACTGCCTGCCCGAACGGTATGGTCACCAGTGTGCTGTGCGCCCGTCTTTTGGACGCCGCCGCGCAACGCCAGGGCTGGAGCACCAGCGTCGAAGTGGTCGACGTGCAGCGCCCGGAACGTCAGTTGTCCCAAGGGACCATCGACGACGCCGAGTGGGTGTTGCTGGTCAGCAGCACGCCGGTGGACATGCAGCGGTTTGTCGGCAAGCGCGTGTTCCAGAGCACGCCGGCCCAGGCGCTGGCAGATGTCGAAGCGGTGCTGCGCCGTGGCGCCGAAGAGGCGGCGGTGTTTGTCGCCCCTGCAGGCGCCGCCAAGCACGCGCCGCGTATCGTCGCCGTCACCGCCTGCCCGACCGGCGTGGCCCACACCTTCATGGCCGCCGAAGCCTTGCAGCAGACCGCCAAGCGCCTGGGCTACGACTTGCAGGTCGAGACCCAGGGTTCGGTCGGCGCGCGTACGCCGTTGAGCCCGCAAGCCATCGCCGATGCCGACGTGGTGTTGTTGGCGGCGGACATCGAAGTCGCCACCGAGCGCTTCGCCGGCAAGAAGATCTACCGTTGCGGCACCGGCATTGCCCTCAAGCAATCCGAGGCGACCCTCAACAAGGCCCTGGCCGAAGGCGCGGTAGAAAGCACCGGCAGCGCGGCGGTGGCCAAGGCGGAAAAGACCGGCGTGTACAAACACCTGCTTACGGGTGTGTCGTTCATGCTGCCGATGGTGGTGGCGGGCGGTTTGTTGATTGCACTGTCATTTATGTTCGGCATCACCGCGTTTGAAGAGAAAGGCACCCTCGCTGCCGCGTTGAAAACCGTGGGCGATCACGCGTTCACCTTGATGGTGCCGCTGCTGGCAGGCTACGTCGCCTACTCGATCGCCGACCGTCCGGCCCTGGCCCCCGGCATGATCGGCGGGCTGCTGGCGACGACGTTGGGCGCGGGCTTTATCGGCGGGCTGTTCGCCGGGTTCCTGGCGGGTTACTGCGTCAAGTTGATCACCCGGGCGATCCCCTTGCCACAAAGCCTGGATGCGCTGAAACCGATCCTGATCATCCCGTTGCTGGCGAGCCTGGTCACGGGGCTGGCAATGATCTACCTGATCGGGCCGCCGGTGGCGCGCATGCTGGCGGGCCTGACGGAATACCTCAACTCCATGGGCACGACCAACGCGGTGCTGTTGGGCATCCTGTTGGGCGGCATGATGTGCGTCGATCTGGGTGGGCCGATCAACAAGGCGGCGTATGCATTCTCTGTCGGCATGTTGGCGGCGCACAGCGGTGGCCCGATTGCGGCGACCATGGCGGCCGGCATGGTGCCACCGATTGGCATGGGCATCGCCACCTTCCTCGCACGGCGCAAGTTTGCGCAGACGGAGCGCGAGGCGGGCAAGGCCGCGATCATCCTGGGGATGGTGTTTATCTCCGAAGGTGCGATTCCCTTCGCCGCCAAGGACCCGCTGCGCGTGATCCCGTCCAGCATCGCCGGCGGCGCGTTGGCCGGTGCCTTGTCGATGTACTTCGGTTGCAAGCTGGCGGCGCCCCACGGTGGCCTGGCGGTGCTGGTGATCCCGAATGCGATGAACCATGCGTTGCTGTATTTGCTGGCAATTGTGGCCGGTAGCTTGCTGACGGGGTTGGTGTACGCAGTGATCAAGCGCCCGGAAGTGGTCGAACTGTCGGTCGCCCCCGCCAAAGCCTGA
- a CDS encoding alkaline phosphatase encodes MSHFDLGRRRVMQAVGAGLLLPGLAPAVIASVKDRPQLTDGVQSGDLLGDRAMIWSRSDRPARMVVEWDTRSTFSNPRKFISPLADNRTDFTARVELTGLPADQAIFYRVHFEDAQSGVASEPWFGHLRSVPQQRRDIRFVWSGDTVGQGFGINPDIGGMRIYEAMRLRLPDFFIHSGDTIYADGPVPAQLVTEGGRVWRNITTEAKSKVAETLDEYRGNYRYNLLDENVRRFNAEVPQIWQWDDHEVVNNWSPSKQLDERYQTKDIHTLVGRARQAWLEYSPMRRQAADGGGRIYRKLSYGPLLDVFVLDMRSYRGPNDDNLGGEKPFLGREQLDWLKRELKGSQAQWKVIAADMPIGLGVPDGEVSPGVPRWEAIANNDPGAPQGRELEIAELLGFLRAQKVRNHVWLTADVHYCAAHHYHPDRAAFQDFEPFWEFVAGPLNAGSFGPNPLDKTFGPEVVFEKAPPAQNTSPFAGFQFFGEVQIDGQTAELTVILRDLDGVSVFQQKLQPV; translated from the coding sequence ATGAGCCACTTCGATCTCGGCCGTCGCCGTGTGATGCAAGCCGTTGGCGCCGGGCTGTTGCTGCCGGGCCTGGCGCCGGCGGTGATCGCTTCGGTCAAGGACCGGCCGCAACTCACCGATGGCGTGCAGTCCGGCGACTTGCTCGGCGACCGCGCGATGATCTGGAGCCGCAGCGACCGCCCCGCACGCATGGTGGTGGAGTGGGACACCCGCAGCACGTTCAGCAACCCGCGCAAGTTCATCTCGCCCCTGGCCGACAACCGCACGGATTTCACCGCCCGCGTCGAGCTCACCGGCCTGCCCGCCGACCAGGCGATTTTCTACCGTGTGCACTTCGAAGACGCCCAGAGCGGCGTTGCCAGTGAGCCCTGGTTCGGCCACCTGCGCAGCGTGCCGCAACAGCGCCGCGACATCCGTTTTGTGTGGAGCGGCGACACCGTCGGCCAGGGCTTCGGCATCAACCCGGACATCGGCGGCATGCGCATCTACGAAGCCATGCGCCTGCGCCTGCCGGACTTCTTTATCCACAGCGGCGACACCATCTACGCCGACGGCCCGGTGCCCGCACAGCTGGTCACCGAAGGCGGGCGCGTGTGGCGCAACATCACCACCGAAGCCAAGAGCAAAGTCGCGGAAACCCTCGACGAATATCGCGGCAATTACCGCTACAACCTGCTGGATGAAAACGTGCGCCGCTTCAATGCCGAGGTGCCGCAGATCTGGCAGTGGGACGATCACGAAGTGGTCAATAACTGGTCGCCGAGCAAGCAGCTCGATGAGCGTTACCAGACCAAGGACATCCACACCCTGGTCGGCCGCGCGCGCCAGGCCTGGCTGGAATATTCACCGATGCGCCGCCAGGCCGCCGACGGTGGCGGACGGATCTATCGCAAGCTCAGCTACGGGCCGTTGCTCGATGTGTTTGTGCTGGATATGCGCAGTTATCGCGGGCCCAACGATGACAACCTGGGCGGCGAAAAGCCCTTCCTTGGCCGTGAGCAACTGGACTGGCTCAAACGTGAGCTCAAGGGCTCGCAGGCGCAGTGGAAAGTGATTGCCGCCGACATGCCCATCGGCCTTGGCGTGCCGGATGGCGAGGTGAGCCCCGGCGTGCCGCGTTGGGAGGCGATTGCCAACAATGACCCGGGCGCGCCCCAAGGCCGAGAGTTGGAGATTGCCGAGCTGCTGGGGTTTCTGCGTGCGCAGAAGGTGCGCAACCATGTCTGGCTGACTGCTGATGTGCATTACTGCGCGGCGCATCACTATCACCCGGATCGGGCGGCGTTCCAGGATTTCGAGCCGTTCTGGGAGTTTGTCGCGGGGCCGTTGAATGCGGGGAGTTTCGGGCCGAATCCGTTGGATAAGACGTTTGGGCCTGAGGTGGTGTTCGAGAAAGCGCCACCGGCACAGAACACCTCGCCGTTTGCCGGGTTCCAGTTTTTTGGTGAGGTGCAGATTGATGGGCAGACGGCGGAGTTGACGGTGATCTTGCGGGATCTGGATGGCGTGTCGGTGTTCCAGCAAAAACTCCAACCTGTCTGA
- a CDS encoding TonB-dependent siderophore receptor produces the protein MSRTSIKTPASSPRLLASAIGVALTASSAAHLAQAADDTEQKGERNSISLGATSITGQEQDQTSYQVEKASSQKYTAPLVDTPRSVTVVPQQVLKDTAATSLQDALRTVPGITFGAGEGGNPQGDRPFIRGFDAQGDTYLDGVRDTGGQSREIFDIESIEVSKGPNSSFGGRGSAGGSLNLVSKTPQARDFTNGGFTYGSDQTRRYVLDVNRQFLDDSAAFRLNLMSHEQNVAGRDAVNYDRWGVAPSLTFGLGTPTRVNLSYYHMESNDLPDSGIPYGYGSATTTTHVHDKPTDGGDSSNFYGLKDRDFRKTRADISTISVEHDLNDSMTLKNTLRHGSTGQDYVLTQPDDSKGNVNKYGTVWRRANARVSTTTTTTNQTDLFGSFQALGFKHSYSTGLEFTGEETRVSGYTISPNTNPNCTVAAGSQGGQCTSLGNPNPDDAWTGSVARNYMGTNTKATSRAAYVFDTIELDPKWLLNVGVRYDTFDTEANTNATTGRTKVKDDSQFFNWQAGLVWKPLENGSIYTSYATSASPAGGLVGEGVDNNAIPTGINTSDLKPEETVNYELGTKWDLFHNRLSLSAAVFRTEKKNTRILVDSNTYETAGESRVDGLELSASGKITEQWQVFAGYSYLKSELVDPGRNGTRLGIVTTGSNKGNQMPNTPENSFSLWTTYNVTPKLTIGGGAFYVDQVYGDAANTVYVPSYTRYDAMASYKLTKNVDLQLNVQNLTDKTYYDKAYASHFANQAAGRTALLSTSFHF, from the coding sequence ATGTCGCGCACTTCAATAAAAACACCTGCCAGTTCACCACGTCTGTTGGCTTCGGCCATCGGCGTCGCCCTGACCGCCAGCTCTGCTGCCCACTTGGCGCAAGCGGCCGACGACACTGAACAAAAAGGCGAGCGCAACAGCATCTCCCTGGGCGCTACCAGCATCACCGGCCAGGAACAGGACCAGACTTCCTACCAGGTGGAAAAAGCGTCCTCGCAAAAGTACACCGCACCGCTGGTGGACACGCCGCGCTCGGTCACCGTGGTGCCGCAACAAGTCCTCAAGGACACCGCCGCCACCTCGCTGCAAGATGCCTTGCGCACCGTACCGGGGATCACCTTCGGCGCCGGCGAAGGCGGCAACCCACAGGGCGACCGTCCGTTCATCCGTGGTTTTGACGCCCAGGGCGACACCTACCTCGACGGCGTGCGCGACACCGGCGGCCAGAGCCGCGAGATCTTCGACATCGAATCCATCGAAGTCAGCAAAGGCCCGAACTCGTCCTTCGGCGGTCGCGGCTCGGCCGGTGGCAGCCTCAACCTGGTGAGCAAGACCCCACAAGCGCGGGACTTCACCAACGGCGGCTTCACCTACGGTTCCGACCAGACCCGCCGCTACGTGCTCGACGTGAACCGCCAGTTCCTCGACGACAGCGCCGCGTTCCGCCTGAACCTGATGAGCCACGAACAAAACGTCGCCGGCCGCGACGCCGTCAATTACGACCGTTGGGGCGTGGCCCCGTCGCTGACCTTTGGCCTGGGCACCCCGACCCGCGTCAACCTCAGCTACTACCACATGGAAAGCAACGACCTGCCGGATTCGGGCATTCCGTACGGCTACGGCTCGGCCACGACCACCACCCACGTCCACGACAAACCCACCGACGGCGGCGACAGCAGCAACTTCTACGGCCTCAAGGATCGCGACTTCCGCAAGACCCGTGCGGACATCAGCACGATCTCCGTCGAGCACGACCTGAACGACAGCATGACGCTGAAAAACACCCTGCGTCATGGCAGCACCGGCCAGGACTACGTCCTCACCCAGCCGGACGACAGCAAAGGCAACGTCAACAAATACGGCACCGTGTGGCGTCGTGCCAATGCCCGCGTCTCCACCACGACCACGACCACCAACCAGACCGATCTGTTTGGCAGTTTCCAGGCCCTGGGCTTCAAGCACAGCTACTCCACCGGCCTGGAATTCACCGGTGAAGAAACCCGCGTCAGCGGCTACACGATCAGCCCGAATACCAACCCCAACTGCACCGTGGCTGCCGGCAGCCAGGGCGGCCAGTGCACCTCCCTGGGCAACCCGAACCCGGACGACGCCTGGACCGGCAGCGTCGCACGCAACTACATGGGCACCAACACCAAGGCCACCAGCCGCGCCGCCTATGTGTTCGACACCATCGAGCTGGACCCGAAATGGCTGCTGAACGTCGGCGTGCGCTACGACACCTTCGACACCGAAGCCAACACCAATGCCACCACCGGGCGCACCAAGGTCAAGGACGACAGCCAGTTCTTCAACTGGCAGGCCGGTCTGGTCTGGAAGCCGCTGGAAAACGGCAGCATCTACACCTCCTACGCCACCTCGGCGTCGCCCGCCGGCGGCCTGGTGGGTGAAGGCGTGGACAACAACGCCATCCCGACCGGCATCAACACCAGCGACCTGAAACCGGAAGAAACCGTCAACTACGAGCTGGGCACCAAGTGGGACCTGTTCCACAACCGCCTGTCGCTGTCGGCTGCGGTGTTCCGTACCGAGAAGAAAAACACCCGCATCCTGGTGGATTCCAACACCTACGAAACCGCCGGCGAGTCCCGCGTCGACGGCCTGGAATTGTCCGCCAGCGGCAAGATCACCGAGCAATGGCAAGTGTTCGCCGGCTACAGCTACCTGAAAAGCGAGCTGGTTGATCCAGGCAGAAACGGCACCCGCCTGGGCATCGTCACGACCGGTTCGAACAAAGGCAACCAGATGCCGAACACCCCGGAAAACTCGTTCAGCCTGTGGACCACTTACAACGTGACGCCAAAGCTGACCATCGGTGGCGGCGCGTTCTATGTCGACCAGGTTTACGGCGATGCGGCCAACACCGTGTATGTACCGTCCTACACCCGCTACGACGCCATGGCCAGCTACAAGCTGACCAAGAACGTCGACCTGCAATTGAACGTGCAGAACCTGACCGACAAGACCTACTACGACAAAGCCTACGCCTCGCACTTCGCCAACCAGGCGGCGGGTCGCACGGCGTTGCTGTCCACCAGCTTCCACTTCTAA
- a CDS encoding Fe2+-dependent dioxygenase yields the protein MLLHIPGLFSREEVQRIRQALESTDWADGKITAGHQSAKAKHNLQLPEGHPLAKEIGAAMLERLWKNPLFMSAALPHKVFPPLFNCYTSGGSFDFHIDNAVRQARGSIERVRTDLSSTLFFSDPEEYDGGELEIQDTFGLQRVKLPAGDMVLYPGSSLHKVNAVTRGARYASFFWTQSLVREDSQRTLLFEMDGAIQQLTADMPDHPALIQLTGTYHNLLRRWVEV from the coding sequence ATGTTGCTGCACATTCCCGGCCTGTTCTCTCGTGAGGAAGTGCAGCGCATCCGCCAAGCCCTGGAAAGCACCGATTGGGCCGACGGCAAAATCACCGCCGGGCACCAGTCCGCCAAAGCCAAGCACAACCTGCAGCTGCCCGAAGGCCACCCGTTGGCCAAGGAAATCGGTGCGGCGATGTTGGAGCGGCTGTGGAAAAATCCGCTGTTTATGTCAGCGGCGTTACCGCACAAGGTGTTCCCGCCGCTGTTCAACTGCTACACCAGCGGCGGCAGTTTCGACTTCCATATCGACAACGCCGTGCGCCAGGCGCGGGGCAGCATTGAGCGGGTGCGCACGGACTTGTCGTCCACCTTGTTCTTCAGCGATCCGGAGGAATACGACGGCGGCGAGCTGGAGATCCAGGACACCTTCGGCCTGCAACGGGTCAAGTTGCCGGCCGGCGACATGGTGCTGTACCCCGGCTCCAGCCTGCACAAAGTCAACGCCGTGACCCGTGGCGCGCGCTACGCCTCGTTCTTCTGGACCCAAAGCCTGGTGCGCGAAGACAGCCAGCGCACCCTGCTGTTCGAAATGGACGGCGCGATCCAGCAACTGACCGCCGATATGCCCGACCATCCGGCGCTGATCCAGCTCACCGGCACCTACCACAACCTGTTGCGCCGCTGGGTCGAGGTCTGA
- a CDS encoding tetratricopeptide repeat protein yields MGFLLRREEVLNVEQLQAMLDDSPVRAAQAILMAAKEGVVDAQALLGQILLEGRGIARDEALGLRWFQIAAQGGHLMARNMAGRCLEHGWGCAADEVAAAKAYRLAAEAGLDWAQYNYANLLATGRGVAEDQQQALSLYRQAAEQGHAKSMNLLGRYLEDGRFCGQDLDAAVDWYRRSAEGGDFRGQFSYAAVLADRGQVDVALEWLREALAGGNLKFLRTAQKALAAANDPQIRAMAEAYEARATQLTL; encoded by the coding sequence ATGGGCTTCTTGCTGCGCCGTGAAGAAGTGCTCAACGTCGAGCAACTGCAAGCCATGCTCGACGACTCCCCGGTGCGCGCCGCCCAGGCGATCCTGATGGCGGCGAAGGAGGGCGTGGTGGATGCGCAGGCGCTGCTCGGGCAAATCCTGTTGGAAGGCCGTGGCATTGCGCGGGATGAAGCGCTGGGGTTGCGCTGGTTCCAGATCGCGGCCCAGGGCGGGCACCTGATGGCGCGCAATATGGCCGGGCGGTGTCTGGAGCATGGTTGGGGGTGTGCGGCTGATGAGGTTGCGGCGGCGAAGGCATACCGTTTGGCGGCTGAAGCGGGTTTGGATTGGGCGCAGTACAACTATGCCAATCTGCTGGCTACCGGGCGGGGTGTTGCCGAAGACCAGCAACAAGCGTTGAGCCTCTATCGCCAGGCAGCGGAACAGGGCCATGCCAAGTCGATGAATCTGCTGGGGCGTTATCTGGAAGACGGGCGGTTCTGTGGGCAGGACCTGGACGCGGCCGTGGATTGGTATCGTCGCTCTGCTGAAGGCGGGGATTTTCGCGGGCAGTTCAGCTACGCGGCGGTGCTGGCAGATCGAGGTCAAGTCGATGTGGCGCTGGAGTGGTTGCGCGAGGCGTTGGCGGGGGGGAATTTGAAGTTCTTGAGAACGGCGCAAAAGGCGTTGGCAGCGGCGAATGATCCGCAGATTCGGGCGATGGCCGAGGCTTACGAGGCGCGTGCGACACAGCTAACTCTGTAA
- a CDS encoding type III PLP-dependent enzyme, producing MSINVEDYFARATFDKMKAFADKQETPFVVIDTAMISQAYDDLRAGFEFAKVYYAVKANPAVEIIDLLKEKGSSFDIASIYELDKVMDRGVSADRISYGNTIKKSKDIRYFYEKGVRLFSTDSEADLRNIAKAAPGSKVYVRILTEGSTTADWPLSRKFGCQTDMAMDLLILARDLGLVPYGISFHVGSQQRDISVWDAAIAKVKVIFERLKEEDGIHLKLINMGGGFPANYITRTNSLETYAEEIIRFLKEDFGDDLPEIILEPGRSLIANAGILVSEVVLVARKSRTAVERWVYTDVGKFSGLIETMDEAIKFPIWTEKKGEMEEVVIAGPTCDSADIMYENYKYGLPLNLAIGDRLYWLSTGAYTTSYSAVEFNGFPPLKSFYV from the coding sequence ATGTCGATCAACGTCGAAGACTATTTCGCGCGCGCCACTTTTGACAAAATGAAGGCGTTCGCCGACAAGCAAGAAACCCCGTTCGTGGTGATCGACACCGCGATGATCAGCCAGGCCTACGACGACCTGCGCGCCGGTTTCGAATTCGCCAAGGTGTACTACGCCGTCAAGGCCAACCCGGCCGTCGAGATCATCGACCTGCTCAAAGAGAAAGGTTCGAGCTTCGACATCGCCTCGATCTACGAGCTGGACAAGGTCATGGACCGCGGCGTCAGCGCCGACCGTATCAGCTACGGCAACACCATCAAGAAATCCAAGGACATCCGCTACTTCTACGAGAAGGGCGTGCGCCTGTTCTCCACCGACTCCGAAGCCGACCTGCGCAACATCGCCAAGGCCGCACCGGGTTCGAAAGTGTATGTACGCATCCTCACCGAAGGCTCGACCACGGCTGACTGGCCTTTGTCGCGCAAATTCGGCTGCCAGACCGACATGGCCATGGACCTGCTGATCCTCGCCCGCGACCTGGGCCTGGTGCCGTACGGCATCTCCTTCCACGTCGGCTCGCAACAGCGCGACATCAGCGTGTGGGACGCGGCGATCGCCAAGGTCAAAGTGATCTTCGAGCGCCTGAAAGAAGAAGACGGCATCCACCTCAAGCTGATCAACATGGGCGGCGGCTTCCCGGCCAACTACATCACCCGCACCAACAGCCTGGAAACCTACGCTGAAGAAATCATCCGCTTCCTCAAGGAAGACTTCGGCGACGACCTGCCGGAAATCATCCTGGAGCCGGGCCGTTCGTTGATCGCCAACGCCGGTATCCTGGTCAGCGAAGTGGTATTGGTCGCGCGTAAATCCCGCACCGCCGTCGAGCGTTGGGTGTACACGGATGTGGGCAAATTCTCCGGCCTGATCGAAACCATGGACGAAGCCATCAAGTTCCCGATCTGGACCGAGAAGAAAGGCGAGATGGAAGAAGTGGTCATCGCCGGTCCTACCTGCGACAGCGCCGATATCATGTACGAAAACTACAAGTACGGCCTGCCGCTGAACCTGGCGATTGGTGATCGTTTGTACTGGTTGTCGACGGGTGCGTACACCACCAGCTACAGCGCGGTTGAGTTCAATGGCTTTCCGCCACTGAAATCCTTCTACGTCTGA
- a CDS encoding betaine/proline/choline family ABC transporter ATP-binding protein (Members of the family are the ATP-binding subunit of ABC transporters for substrates such as betaine, L-proline or other amino acids, choline, carnitine, etc. The substrate specificity is best determined from the substrate-binding subunit, rather than this subunit, as it interacts with the permease subunit and not with substrate directly.): MIELQNLSKTFQSNGKTVTAVNDVSLTVNEGEICVFLGPSGCGKSTTLKMINRLIKPTSGKILINGEDTTDLDAVTLRRNIGYVIQQIGLFPNMTIEENIVVVPKLLGWDKQKCHDRARELMSMIKLEPKQYLHRYPRELSGGQQQRIGVIRALAADAPLLLMDEPFGAVDPINREMIQNEFFEMQRALNKTVIMVSHDIDEAIKLGDKIAIFRAGKLLQIDHPDTLLAHPADEFVSNFVGQDSTLKRLLLVKAEDAADNAPSVSPETPVADALELMDELDRRYVVVTCAENKALGYVRRRDLHRQSGTCGQYLREFNATAAYDEHLRILLSRMYEFNRSWLPVMDAERVFLGEVTQESIAEYLSSGKSRGGKTSIVSPAETALA, translated from the coding sequence ATGATCGAACTTCAAAACCTGTCCAAGACCTTCCAAAGCAACGGCAAGACTGTCACCGCCGTGAACGATGTAAGCCTGACCGTCAATGAAGGCGAAATTTGTGTATTCCTCGGCCCTTCTGGCTGTGGGAAAAGCACCACGCTGAAAATGATCAACCGCCTGATCAAGCCGACCTCGGGCAAGATTTTGATCAACGGCGAAGACACCACCGACCTCGACGCCGTGACCCTGCGCCGCAACATCGGGTATGTGATCCAGCAGATCGGCCTGTTCCCCAACATGACCATCGAGGAAAACATCGTGGTCGTGCCCAAGCTGCTGGGCTGGGACAAGCAGAAATGCCACGACCGCGCCCGCGAGTTGATGAGCATGATCAAGCTGGAGCCCAAGCAGTACCTGCATCGCTATCCGCGTGAATTGTCCGGCGGCCAGCAGCAGCGGATCGGCGTGATCCGCGCACTGGCGGCCGATGCGCCGCTGCTGTTGATGGATGAGCCGTTCGGCGCGGTCGACCCGATCAACCGCGAGATGATCCAGAACGAATTCTTCGAGATGCAGCGCGCGCTGAACAAGACCGTGATCATGGTCAGCCACGACATCGACGAAGCGATCAAGCTGGGGGACAAGATCGCCATCTTCCGTGCAGGAAAACTGTTGCAGATCGACCACCCGGACACGCTGCTGGCCCATCCAGCCGACGAGTTCGTCAGCAATTTCGTCGGCCAGGACAGCACGCTCAAGCGCCTGTTGCTGGTGAAGGCCGAAGATGCGGCGGACAACGCGCCGTCGGTCAGCCCGGAAACCCCGGTGGCCGATGCGCTGGAACTGATGGACGAACTTGACCGCCGCTATGTGGTGGTGACCTGTGCCGAGAACAAGGCGCTGGGTTATGTACGACGTCGCGACCTGCACCGTCAGAGCGGCACCTGTGGCCAGTACCTGCGCGAGTTCAACGCCACGGCGGCGTATGACGAGCATTTGCGCATCCTGTTGTCGCGCATGTACGAGTTCAACCGCTCGTGGTTGCCGGTGATGGATGCGGAGCGGGTGTTCCTGGGGGAAGTGACCCAGGAGTCGATTGCCGAGTACCTGAGTTCCGGTAAGTCCCGGGGTGGCAAGACCAGTATCGTTTCGCCTGCCGAAACCGCGTTGGCCTGA
- a CDS encoding ABC transporter permease produces the protein MEFLNAFSHLDWAQVLHLTWQHITLVGIAVILAIFIGVPLGILMTRFPSLAGPLQASATVLLTVPSIALFGLLLPFYSKFGQGLGPMPAITAVFLYSLLPIMRNTYLALTGVEPGIREAARGIGMTFGQRLRMVELPIAVPVILAGVRTAVVMNIGVMTIAATIGAGGLGVLILAAISRSDMSMLIVGAVLVSLLAIFADLLLQWLQRSLTPKGLLK, from the coding sequence AACGCCTTTTCCCATCTTGATTGGGCCCAAGTCCTGCACCTGACCTGGCAGCACATCACCCTGGTGGGTATCGCCGTGATCCTCGCGATCTTCATCGGCGTGCCCCTGGGCATCCTGATGACGCGCTTCCCGAGCCTGGCCGGCCCACTGCAAGCCAGCGCCACGGTACTGCTGACCGTGCCATCCATCGCCCTGTTCGGCCTGCTGCTGCCGTTCTACTCCAAATTCGGCCAGGGCCTGGGGCCGATGCCGGCGATCACCGCCGTGTTCCTCTACTCCCTGTTGCCGATCATGCGAAACACCTACCTGGCCCTGACCGGCGTGGAACCGGGCATTCGCGAGGCTGCACGCGGCATCGGCATGACCTTCGGCCAGCGCCTGCGCATGGTCGAGCTGCCCATCGCCGTACCGGTGATCCTCGCCGGTGTGCGCACCGCCGTGGTGATGAACATCGGTGTAATGACCATTGCCGCCACCATCGGCGCCGGTGGCCTGGGTGTACTGATTCTGGCTGCCATCAGCCGCAGCGACATGTCGATGCTGATCGTCGGCGCCGTACTGGTCAGTCTCCTGGCCATCTTCGCCGACCTGCTCCTGCAATGGCTGCAACGCTCGCTGACTCCAAAAGGATTGCTCAAATGA